In Klebsiella aerogenes, the DNA window TGTTATCGACAAAATTGATGACCTGAAAGGTCAGGACATCGTCGCCATTGATGTACATGGCAAATCCAGCATCACCGATTGCATGATTATCTGCACCGGCACGTCTACGCGCCACGTTATGTCTATCGCTGACCACGTGGTACAGGAATCCCGCGCCGCCGGCATGCTGCCGCTGGGCGTTGAAGGTGAAGCCGCCGCCGACTGGATCGTCGTCGATCTGGGCGACGTTATGGTTCACGTCATGCAGGAAGAGAGCCGTCGTCTGTACGAGCTGGA includes these proteins:
- the rsfS gene encoding ribosome silencing factor, whose product is MQGKALQDFVIDKIDDLKGQDIVAIDVHGKSSITDCMIICTGTSTRHVMSIADHVVQESRAAGMLPLGVEGEAAADWIVVDLGDVMVHVMQEESRRLYELEKLWS